In Blastopirellula sediminis, the following proteins share a genomic window:
- a CDS encoding AAA family ATPase, which yields MSVGETMQQQAEEFRNRYNAVREQIGRVIVGHDEIVHGVLTCLFVGGHCLLEGVPGLGKTLLVRTLAQTLDLPFNRIQYTPDLMPADILGTNMVMETPEGRRVFEFQKGPIFTQICLADEINRATPKTQSAMLETMQEFCVTVGGVRYELKKPFFVLATQNPIEQEGTYPLPEAQLDRFFFKLVVGYSTAEELATIIDRTTKGTFVEPEKVMDGEEIMKWQKLIREVILAKHVQDYIVRLTLATHPDGPMALPVTNQYLRWGSSPRGAQTLALAAKVRALLDGRYNVSFEDVRRVYLPTMRHRVILNFEAQAEGLDTDHVLLEILEKLPEKSDDEPITARVVSR from the coding sequence ATGAGCGTCGGCGAGACGATGCAACAACAAGCGGAAGAATTCCGCAATCGATATAACGCAGTGCGAGAACAGATTGGTCGCGTCATCGTCGGCCACGACGAAATCGTCCACGGGGTTCTCACCTGTCTGTTCGTCGGCGGTCACTGTTTGCTGGAAGGGGTTCCGGGGCTCGGTAAAACGTTGCTCGTCCGGACGCTGGCCCAGACGCTCGACCTGCCGTTCAATCGCATTCAGTACACGCCCGACTTGATGCCGGCCGACATCCTGGGGACCAACATGGTCATGGAAACCCCCGAAGGTCGCCGCGTGTTCGAGTTCCAAAAGGGCCCGATCTTCACCCAGATCTGTCTGGCGGACGAAATCAACCGCGCTACGCCGAAGACCCAATCGGCGATGCTCGAAACGATGCAGGAATTCTGCGTCACCGTCGGCGGCGTCCGCTACGAATTGAAGAAGCCCTTCTTCGTCCTCGCGACGCAAAACCCGATCGAACAGGAAGGAACCTATCCGCTCCCCGAAGCGCAGCTTGACCGTTTCTTCTTCAAGCTGGTCGTCGGCTACTCGACCGCCGAAGAGCTCGCCACGATCATCGATCGGACGACGAAAGGAACCTTCGTCGAGCCCGAAAAGGTGATGGACGGCGAAGAGATCATGAAGTGGCAAAAGCTGATCCGCGAAGTGATCCTGGCCAAGCATGTGCAGGATTACATCGTCCGTCTGACTTTGGCGACTCATCCTGACGGCCCGATGGCCTTGCCGGTCACCAATCAATACCTGCGTTGGGGATCCAGCCCCCGCGGCGCCCAAACGCTCGCCCTCGCCGCGAAAGTCCGCGCCTTGCTCGACGGCCGCTACAACGTCAGCTTCGAGGACGTTCGCCGCGTCTATCTGCCGACGATGCGGCACCGCGTCATTTTGAACTTTGAAGCCCAGGCCGAAGGACTCGATACCGACCACGTTCTGCTCGAAATCCTCGAAAAGCTGCCCGAGAAGAGCGACGACGAGCCGATCACGGCCCGCGTCGTCAGCCGCTAA
- a CDS encoding vWA domain-containing protein gives MFLPTLGWLGWTLLAIVPAAIIALYFLKLRRQPLEVPSTYLWSRTIEDLHVNSLWQRLRQSILLFLQLLFAVLLILACLRPGVQGQKLIGDRFVFLIDNSASMGATDVTDAKNRLEESKRRIAEMIDQMQSGDVAMLVSFADRAKIEQAFTDDRRILQRKLTAIELTNRVSNISEALRVASGLANPGQSAFSEGDAGVADAKPATLYIFSDGRFPAITDFTFGNLAPIYVPIGDPLTGNVGIVAFSTQRNPDRNDELQAYARIERVGDAPEEVVANLYYNDDLLDAQTVKLPAEGAAGIQFELGTLEAGKLRLTLDVKDVLAADNIAYAAINPPRKANVLMVSTGNDYFRLAMATEAITRLARVTTVDPSYLQEDQYKQEAATGVYDLIIYDNCSPEVMPESSTLFLGAVPPGDAWKLGEEVTVPQVIDIAHSHPLMNFIEMTNVMIGYANPVEVQGGTTLIDSQHGPLLAIAPRKGFEDAVLGFHFLIEKDGSTFYNTEWPKRQSFPVFIKNVVEYLGDVRQGAADLSVRPGLPVELRTSTPVEEVKVTPPTGRVREIGREGKNLFAFSETDQLGTYDVREGNGPDVTQSFSVNIFDPQETNILPAEAIATDWGEPIAGQNSWEPVRVDFWKWIVVAAIVVLLLEWWIYNRRVYL, from the coding sequence ATGTTTTTGCCGACGCTAGGTTGGTTGGGTTGGACGTTGCTGGCGATCGTGCCGGCGGCGATCATCGCCCTCTACTTCTTGAAGCTCCGCCGTCAGCCGCTCGAAGTCCCCAGCACCTATCTCTGGAGCCGGACGATCGAGGACCTGCACGTCAACAGCCTCTGGCAGCGGCTGCGGCAAAGCATTTTGCTCTTCCTGCAGTTGCTGTTCGCGGTGCTGTTGATCCTCGCCTGTTTGCGTCCCGGCGTACAAGGACAAAAGCTGATCGGCGACCGCTTCGTCTTTTTGATCGACAACTCGGCCAGCATGGGAGCGACCGACGTTACCGATGCGAAAAACCGCCTCGAAGAATCGAAGCGTCGCATCGCCGAAATGATCGATCAGATGCAATCCGGCGACGTGGCGATGCTGGTCAGCTTCGCCGATCGCGCCAAAATTGAACAAGCCTTTACCGACGACCGCCGGATCCTGCAGCGCAAACTAACCGCGATCGAACTGACCAACCGGGTCAGTAACATCAGCGAAGCGCTCCGCGTCGCGTCCGGCCTGGCCAACCCGGGCCAATCGGCCTTTAGCGAAGGAGACGCAGGCGTCGCCGACGCCAAACCGGCGACCCTCTACATCTTCAGCGACGGACGCTTCCCGGCGATCACCGACTTTACGTTCGGCAATCTCGCGCCGATCTACGTGCCGATCGGCGATCCGCTGACCGGCAACGTCGGCATCGTCGCCTTCAGCACGCAGCGCAATCCCGACCGCAATGATGAGCTGCAAGCCTACGCGCGGATCGAACGTGTCGGCGACGCTCCCGAAGAAGTGGTCGCCAACCTCTACTACAACGACGACCTGCTCGACGCCCAAACGGTCAAACTGCCGGCCGAAGGCGCCGCAGGCATTCAGTTTGAACTCGGTACGCTTGAGGCCGGCAAACTCCGTCTGACCCTCGACGTGAAAGACGTCCTCGCCGCCGACAACATCGCGTATGCGGCGATCAATCCGCCTCGCAAAGCGAACGTGCTGATGGTCAGCACCGGGAACGACTATTTCCGTCTCGCGATGGCGACCGAAGCGATTACCCGTCTGGCTCGCGTCACGACGGTTGATCCCAGTTACCTGCAGGAAGATCAATACAAACAGGAAGCGGCGACCGGCGTCTACGACCTGATCATTTACGACAACTGCTCTCCCGAAGTGATGCCCGAGTCGAGCACGCTCTTTTTGGGCGCTGTTCCGCCGGGCGACGCCTGGAAGCTCGGCGAAGAGGTCACCGTCCCGCAGGTGATCGACATCGCGCATTCCCACCCGCTGATGAACTTCATCGAAATGACCAACGTCATGATCGGCTACGCCAATCCGGTCGAAGTGCAGGGGGGAACGACGCTGATCGACTCGCAGCATGGCCCACTCTTGGCGATCGCTCCCCGCAAGGGATTTGAAGACGCGGTCCTCGGCTTCCACTTCCTGATCGAGAAAGACGGCTCGACCTTCTACAACACCGAATGGCCAAAGCGACAAAGCTTCCCGGTCTTCATCAAAAACGTCGTCGAGTATCTCGGCGACGTCCGCCAAGGCGCCGCCGATCTATCAGTCCGCCCCGGCTTACCGGTCGAACTGCGCACCTCCACGCCGGTCGAAGAAGTGAAAGTGACGCCCCCAACCGGACGCGTGCGAGAAATCGGCCGCGAAGGGAAGAACCTCTTCGCCTTCAGCGAGACCGATCAGCTCGGCACGTACGACGTCCGCGAAGGGAACGGCCCCGACGTCACGCAAAGCTTTTCCGTGAACATCTTCGACCCCCAGGAAACGAACATCCTGCCGGCCGAAGCGATCGCCACCGACTGGGGCGAACCGATCGCCGGCCAAAACAGCTGGGAACCAGTCCGCGTCGACTTCTGGAAATGGATCGTCGTCGCCGCGATCGTAGTCCTGCTGCTCGAATGGTGGATCTACAACCGCCGGGTCTATCTATAA
- a CDS encoding metallophosphoesterase translates to MPSFPALSPLIWLLIFLALAGHIALWSRVHCFVHSLPWKQTLIDWLELGIILITGIVPIAFVAHFLWGPAIDWNSREIWFQFPLLYFWACWIALVIAFGLWVQHRLDERHAAGYFSSKQIGEAQLTREIPVEHLAVPKVQLANRFPGNQILEYVVTEKELRLPRLPKALDGFTVTHLSDLHLTGEFLPRFYQIAFDAANDLKSEMIVISGDIFDVDSCIEWSESTLGKLSAPEGVYFVLGNHDTRLKNVAPARAELTRLGLVDLGGRWMPKTIRGQTIVLAGDEAPWMSTVQGIDACPTEIDGERLFRFLVAHTPDRFHFARQHDFDLVLAGHNHGGQIRLPVIGPMISPSHYGVRYASGVFYEAPTLMHVSRGLCGTVPLRIRCRPEITRLILRRKA, encoded by the coding sequence ATGCCATCGTTTCCCGCCCTCTCTCCGCTCATCTGGCTGTTGATCTTCCTGGCGCTGGCCGGGCACATCGCCCTCTGGTCCCGCGTCCACTGCTTCGTCCATTCGCTCCCCTGGAAGCAGACGCTCATCGACTGGCTCGAACTGGGGATCATCTTGATCACCGGCATCGTGCCGATCGCATTCGTCGCCCATTTCCTCTGGGGCCCGGCGATCGATTGGAACAGCCGCGAGATCTGGTTCCAGTTTCCGCTCCTTTATTTCTGGGCTTGTTGGATCGCACTGGTGATCGCGTTTGGGCTGTGGGTGCAGCATCGTTTGGACGAACGACACGCGGCAGGCTATTTTTCTTCGAAGCAAATCGGCGAGGCCCAGCTGACCCGCGAAATCCCGGTTGAACATTTGGCGGTCCCCAAGGTCCAACTTGCCAATCGCTTTCCTGGTAATCAGATTCTCGAATACGTCGTGACGGAGAAAGAGCTCCGGTTGCCGCGACTGCCGAAGGCGCTCGACGGTTTCACGGTCACGCATCTTTCCGATCTCCATCTGACCGGCGAGTTTTTGCCGCGGTTCTATCAGATCGCCTTCGACGCCGCCAACGATCTGAAGTCGGAGATGATCGTCATCAGCGGCGACATCTTTGACGTCGATTCTTGCATTGAGTGGAGCGAGTCGACGCTTGGCAAATTGTCGGCGCCGGAAGGGGTTTACTTCGTCCTCGGGAACCACGACACCCGACTCAAGAACGTCGCGCCGGCTCGAGCCGAACTGACGCGACTGGGATTGGTTGATCTCGGCGGACGCTGGATGCCGAAGACGATCCGCGGCCAGACGATCGTCTTGGCCGGCGATGAAGCCCCCTGGATGTCGACGGTGCAGGGAATCGACGCTTGCCCGACGGAAATTGATGGAGAGCGGCTGTTCCGCTTCCTGGTCGCCCATACGCCCGATCGTTTTCACTTCGCGCGGCAGCACGACTTCGACCTGGTCCTGGCCGGCCACAATCACGGCGGTCAGATCCGGTTGCCGGTCATCGGCCCGATGATCAGCCCCAGCCACTACGGCGTCCGCTACGCCAGCGGAGTCTTCTACGAAGCGCCCACCCTCATGCACGTCTCCCGCGGCCTCTGCGGAACGGTCCCCTTGCGAATTCGCTGCCGCCCCGAAATCACGCGACTGATTCTGCGCCGCAAAGCGTAG
- a CDS encoding DUF58 domain-containing protein: protein MPATTTSPADLLSPRMLAQLERLELVSRKIFRGRMKGERRSKRKGQSVEFADFRNYVHGDDLRFIDWNTFARLDKLFLKLFLEEEDLHFFTLIDASTSMDFGDPTKLFFAKQMAAALGYIGLCRADRVRIESFGTPLRKPGPVLRGRHSLMRMLDHVHQIEPGENVPLLDAVKSFCLRNQGKGVLVLLTDLMDKSGYEAAFRFLTAQQMDVYVIHTLSPVELNPEEQLKGDLRLVDAEDADAAEITVSRPLLEKYRKTLNAFVEGARSFCTKRGMTYILANTDTPVDQVVSSYLRQRGLVR from the coding sequence ATGCCTGCCACGACGACTTCCCCTGCCGATCTGCTATCTCCCAGGATGCTGGCCCAACTCGAACGTCTCGAGCTGGTCAGTCGGAAGATCTTTCGTGGGCGGATGAAAGGGGAACGACGGAGTAAGCGAAAAGGACAAAGCGTCGAGTTCGCCGACTTCCGCAACTACGTCCACGGCGACGACCTCCGGTTTATCGACTGGAACACCTTCGCGCGGCTCGACAAACTCTTCCTGAAGCTCTTTCTGGAAGAGGAAGACCTCCACTTTTTCACGTTGATTGACGCCAGCACGTCGATGGACTTCGGCGACCCGACCAAGCTTTTCTTTGCCAAGCAGATGGCGGCGGCGCTCGGTTACATCGGCCTCTGCCGGGCCGACCGCGTTCGGATCGAATCGTTCGGCACGCCTCTTCGCAAACCAGGCCCCGTGCTGCGAGGTCGTCACAGCCTGATGCGGATGCTCGATCATGTCCATCAGATTGAGCCGGGCGAAAACGTCCCGCTCCTCGATGCGGTGAAGTCGTTCTGTCTGCGGAACCAAGGAAAAGGAGTCTTGGTGCTGCTGACCGACTTGATGGACAAGTCAGGCTACGAGGCCGCCTTCCGCTTTTTGACCGCCCAACAGATGGACGTCTATGTGATCCATACCCTCTCGCCGGTCGAACTGAATCCGGAAGAGCAATTGAAAGGGGACCTCCGCCTGGTCGACGCCGAAGACGCCGACGCGGCCGAGATCACCGTCAGTCGTCCGCTGCTCGAGAAGTATCGCAAGACGCTCAACGCGTTTGTCGAAGGCGCCCGGTCGTTCTGCACCAAGCGCGGCATGACCTACATCCTGGCCAATACCGACACGCCGGTCGATCAAGTCGTCTCCTCGTATCTGCGACAGAGAGGACTGGTGCGCTAA
- a CDS encoding VWA domain-containing protein, which yields MFGIDIAFNKPAWLWLLATLPLLWYFSYRSLAGLGPVRRLMALGLRSAVLVMLIFALAEAQFLRVNHRLTVIYVLDQSLSIPEEQRAAMAQYVAKEVKKHRQPSRGDRAGVIVFGREGAIEVPPYEDDVPIGRRRLIGLDHIKQDATNLEAALKLAQASFSEDEAKRIVVVTDGNQTLGDAQPIARALAAAGIGVDVAPIELSSRSEVAVEKVTLPDDIRKGEPIRTSVVINNMTEPTEDNDGVVRGKLVVVRRAGKNEEVLAEQPVEVPPGKKVLTFEHVIDRPDFYTYEARFLPDERTDDSMPQNNIATAFTHVRGKGNILLIEDWTTPGEYNYLVDRLRANNLEVDVMPTNELFTTLAELQRYDCVILAGTPRSSGAEAGDLASFSDQQIEVLVRNTQQMGCGLVMLGGPQAFGAGGWANTELEKAMPVDFTIKDAKVVPVGALAMLMHASELPQGNYWQKVIAREALQALGNSDYCGLIHYANTDQWLWTSNGNGLIRVGPNRAGMLAKMSRMTPGDMPQFDPSLQMALRAFNQLPPNEVAVKHMIIISDGDPSPANPFTLSAISKAGIKVTTVAIGTHGPANSLELKKIATATGGKYYEVTNPKALPRIYQREARRIAQPLVKDHPGMVPLQRYPHEMTTGIDGFPSFDGYVMTSVKNNPLVDVALIAPDPAQHPENATLLASWTYGLGRSVVFTSDAGHRWTNQWTGWDGYDKFYTQMIRWAMRPSGNEGKFTIASEAKDGKVRVVVTAIDQDDQYLNFLNISGNAVDPRMESRDFRLEQVAPGRYIGEFDADESGSYFLSLVPGPGQAPLRSGVNVPYSAEFRQQFTNRNLLESLAELQPAGGEKGAMIEGKMALGRVDDLLEVDTFRHNLAKAISSQPIWPLLVVICAIAFFHDVFIRRVTIGLQWLSPAFKYVGRMLGFGKEEKKDDRLERLRMSKEKVASDIDQRRASTRFESDASAPEAGDAVAEELASKTPTAPRREQPKSKPTESEEDNYTSRLLKAKQKARKQQGRPGDTPPPKE from the coding sequence ATGTTCGGAATCGACATCGCGTTCAACAAACCGGCTTGGTTATGGTTGTTGGCGACGCTGCCGCTCCTCTGGTATTTCAGCTACCGCAGCCTGGCCGGACTCGGCCCGGTTCGCCGTTTGATGGCGCTCGGTTTGCGCTCGGCAGTGCTGGTGATGCTGATTTTCGCCCTGGCCGAAGCGCAGTTCCTGCGGGTCAATCATCGGCTGACGGTGATCTACGTTCTCGACCAGTCCCTCAGCATTCCCGAAGAACAACGCGCCGCGATGGCGCAGTACGTCGCCAAGGAAGTCAAAAAACATCGCCAACCGTCGCGAGGCGATCGGGCCGGCGTGATCGTCTTCGGCCGCGAAGGTGCGATCGAAGTTCCCCCGTACGAAGATGACGTGCCGATCGGTCGCCGCCGTCTGATCGGTTTGGATCATATCAAGCAAGACGCGACCAACCTGGAAGCGGCGCTGAAGCTGGCGCAAGCGTCGTTCTCAGAAGACGAAGCGAAACGGATCGTCGTCGTCACCGATGGGAATCAGACGCTCGGCGACGCGCAGCCGATCGCCCGCGCATTGGCCGCGGCCGGAATCGGCGTCGACGTCGCGCCGATCGAACTGTCGAGCCGCTCCGAAGTCGCCGTCGAAAAAGTGACCCTCCCCGACGACATTCGCAAGGGTGAACCGATTCGCACCTCGGTCGTGATTAACAACATGACCGAGCCGACCGAGGATAACGACGGCGTCGTCCGAGGCAAGCTGGTCGTCGTCCGCCGAGCCGGCAAGAACGAAGAAGTGCTCGCCGAACAGCCGGTCGAAGTTCCGCCGGGGAAGAAGGTGCTGACCTTTGAGCATGTCATCGATCGCCCTGACTTCTACACCTATGAAGCGCGATTTCTGCCCGACGAGCGGACCGACGACTCGATGCCGCAGAACAACATCGCCACCGCGTTCACCCATGTCCGCGGCAAGGGGAACATCCTGCTGATCGAAGACTGGACCACTCCCGGCGAATACAACTACCTGGTTGACCGCCTTCGCGCGAACAACCTGGAAGTCGACGTGATGCCGACCAACGAGTTGTTCACGACGCTCGCCGAGCTCCAGCGTTACGACTGCGTCATCCTGGCCGGGACGCCCCGTTCCAGCGGCGCCGAAGCAGGCGACTTGGCCAGCTTCAGCGATCAGCAGATCGAAGTGCTGGTCCGCAACACGCAGCAGATGGGCTGCGGCCTGGTGATGCTCGGCGGACCGCAGGCGTTCGGCGCCGGCGGCTGGGCCAATACCGAGCTCGAAAAAGCGATGCCCGTCGACTTTACGATCAAAGACGCGAAGGTCGTCCCGGTCGGCGCGTTGGCGATGCTGATGCACGCCTCCGAACTGCCGCAAGGCAACTACTGGCAAAAGGTGATCGCCCGCGAGGCGCTCCAGGCGCTCGGCAACTCCGACTACTGCGGACTGATCCACTACGCCAACACCGACCAGTGGCTCTGGACCAGCAACGGGAACGGGCTGATTCGGGTCGGTCCGAACCGGGCCGGGATGCTCGCAAAGATGTCGCGTATGACTCCCGGGGACATGCCGCAGTTCGATCCGTCGCTGCAAATGGCGCTGCGAGCCTTCAATCAGCTCCCGCCGAATGAAGTCGCCGTCAAACACATGATCATCATCAGCGACGGCGACCCCTCCCCTGCCAATCCCTTCACGCTGAGCGCGATCTCCAAAGCCGGCATCAAAGTCACCACCGTCGCGATCGGGACGCATGGTCCGGCGAACAGCCTGGAACTGAAAAAGATCGCCACCGCGACCGGCGGCAAGTATTACGAAGTGACCAACCCGAAAGCGCTCCCCCGCATTTATCAGCGCGAAGCCCGCCGCATCGCTCAGCCGCTGGTCAAAGATCATCCCGGCATGGTTCCGCTCCAGCGTTATCCGCACGAGATGACGACCGGCATCGACGGCTTTCCGTCGTTCGACGGCTACGTGATGACCTCGGTCAAAAACAACCCGCTGGTCGACGTCGCGCTGATCGCCCCTGATCCGGCGCAACATCCCGAGAACGCCACGCTGCTGGCCAGTTGGACCTATGGCCTGGGCCGCTCGGTCGTCTTCACCAGCGACGCCGGACATCGCTGGACCAACCAATGGACCGGCTGGGATGGGTACGACAAGTTCTATACGCAGATGATTCGCTGGGCGATGCGTCCCAGCGGCAACGAAGGAAAGTTCACGATCGCCAGCGAGGCGAAAGATGGCAAAGTCCGCGTCGTCGTCACCGCGATCGACCAGGACGATCAGTACCTGAACTTCCTGAACATCTCCGGCAACGCCGTCGATCCGCGGATGGAATCGCGCGACTTCCGCTTAGAGCAAGTCGCCCCGGGCCGCTACATCGGCGAGTTCGACGCCGACGAATCAGGCAGCTACTTCCTGTCGCTGGTTCCAGGCCCCGGTCAGGCGCCGCTCCGATCTGGGGTGAACGTCCCCTACTCCGCCGAATTTCGCCAACAATTCACCAATCGCAACTTGCTGGAGTCGCTTGCCGAGCTCCAGCCCGCTGGGGGCGAAAAAGGGGCGATGATCGAAGGAAAAATGGCCTTAGGGCGCGTCGACGATCTCCTGGAGGTCGACACCTTTCGGCACAATCTGGCCAAAGCGATCAGCAGTCAGCCGATCTGGCCCCTGTTGGTGGTAATCTGTGCGATCGCTTTTTTTCACGACGTTTTCATCCGCCGGGTTACGATAGGATTACAGTGGCTGAGCCCGGCGTTTAAGTATGTCGGCCGGATGCTCGGCTTCGGCAAGGAAGAAAAGAAAGACGACCGGCTCGAACGGTTGCGGATGAGCAAAGAGAAGGTCGCCTCCGACATCGATCAGCGTCGCGCGAGCACCCGCTTCGAGTCGGACGCTTCCGCTCCCGAAGCCGGAGACGCCGTGGCCGAAGAGCTCGCCTCCAAGACCCCCACCGCGCCGCGCCGAGAACAACCCAAATCTAAGCCAACCGAAAGCGAAGAAGATAATTACACGTCCCGACTGCTCAAAGCGAAGCAAAAGGCTCGCAAGCAACAAGGACGCCCCGGCGATACGCCGCCCCCCAAAGAATAA
- a CDS encoding AAA family ATPase produces the protein MRKARIRRLGALLRAKQKKKSKQANNTSVHEELIEAQWLACMMTYPERLSEDALPLQIFQVQYHRDIYSALLSLHITGDTDQDAQQLLADLLTYGYDKLTAPALIQAVMHSGGQIASISDYAAALRKRLTPEPVELPPDGEIVRLELGGGSSFRTLTTEELFAEQKPREWLIANFLTRNEPAVLVGPSKTLKSSLAVDLCAALASGGKFLNHFAAEKPVRVGFASSSQQQQTLSDLTQRWGEARQAAPNRNNLMWLLTTDDPADPETLGKLRDWITTHELEVVVIDAIRLSSTGKRKQAEALRTLAQCCLDNGATPILCVQTRKEMKPGKLDAAILAGSLDFAQQWLLVNRRQNYAPGSGEHRLWLTLGGYAGQGGEWGVDVDEGRLTDVGQAVPAEMDRLARRAAGTACPTTTTGRRWKTIVHDADALQDEAERWKDAAMDERMRSRIRLAMTDLGEAHATKLRVRENCGMNGTKFARAWDRMVAAGEIEKIVNEKQFYYPRYRLITPSTDEKKEASESTPTIEKNRVSGPVDPKSSTDALQNAPTGRSKRDRSIRVVHARKKSSSRFSRLVLTVHQRPVRAPLWGFGKNGRS, from the coding sequence ATGCGAAAGGCCCGAATCCGGCGCCTCGGCGCCCTGCTGCGCGCGAAGCAAAAGAAGAAAAGCAAACAGGCCAACAACACGTCGGTGCATGAAGAGCTGATCGAAGCGCAGTGGCTGGCCTGCATGATGACGTACCCCGAGCGGCTGAGCGAAGACGCCCTCCCGCTCCAAATTTTCCAGGTGCAATATCATCGCGACATCTACTCGGCCCTCCTGTCGCTGCACATCACCGGCGACACCGATCAAGACGCGCAGCAGCTCCTCGCCGACCTGCTCACCTACGGCTACGACAAGCTGACCGCGCCGGCCCTGATTCAAGCGGTAATGCACTCCGGCGGTCAGATCGCCAGCATCTCCGACTACGCGGCTGCCTTGCGAAAGCGGCTGACGCCGGAGCCGGTCGAATTGCCGCCGGATGGAGAAATCGTGCGACTTGAACTGGGCGGCGGAAGTTCGTTTCGAACGCTGACCACCGAAGAGCTGTTCGCCGAACAAAAGCCGCGCGAATGGCTGATTGCCAACTTTCTTACGCGCAACGAACCGGCGGTGCTCGTCGGCCCGAGCAAAACGCTGAAGAGTTCGCTCGCGGTCGATCTTTGTGCAGCGCTCGCCAGCGGCGGAAAGTTTTTGAATCATTTCGCCGCCGAAAAACCAGTGCGAGTCGGCTTCGCCAGCAGCAGCCAGCAACAGCAAACGCTGAGCGATCTTACGCAGCGGTGGGGCGAAGCTCGTCAGGCAGCACCAAATCGGAACAATCTGATGTGGTTACTGACCACCGACGATCCAGCCGATCCCGAGACCTTGGGAAAACTCCGCGATTGGATCACGACGCACGAGTTGGAAGTGGTGGTGATCGATGCGATTCGTCTAAGCTCCACTGGAAAACGAAAGCAAGCCGAAGCGCTGCGGACGCTCGCGCAGTGTTGTCTCGACAACGGCGCCACGCCGATTCTTTGCGTGCAAACGCGGAAGGAAATGAAGCCTGGCAAACTCGACGCTGCGATCCTCGCCGGCAGTCTCGACTTCGCCCAGCAGTGGCTCCTCGTGAATCGCCGCCAAAACTATGCGCCGGGGAGTGGAGAGCATCGGCTCTGGTTAACGCTCGGCGGCTACGCCGGCCAAGGTGGCGAATGGGGCGTCGATGTCGACGAAGGAAGATTGACCGACGTAGGGCAGGCCGTGCCTGCCGAAATGGACAGACTCGCAAGAAGAGCGGCAGGCACGGCCTGCCCTACGACTACGACCGGGCGACGCTGGAAAACGATCGTGCACGACGCGGATGCGCTGCAAGACGAAGCGGAACGCTGGAAAGACGCCGCGATGGACGAGCGGATGCGTTCCCGAATTCGCCTGGCGATGACTGACCTGGGCGAGGCGCATGCGACGAAGTTGCGAGTCCGCGAGAACTGCGGCATGAACGGGACGAAGTTCGCCCGGGCGTGGGATCGGATGGTTGCGGCGGGGGAGATTGAAAAGATCGTCAACGAGAAACAGTTCTATTATCCGCGGTATCGATTGATCACGCCGTCGACCGACGAAAAAAAAGAAGCGTCCGAGTCCACTCCCACGATCGAAAAAAATCGCGTCAGCGGTCCAGTCGATCCGAAATCCTCAACCGACGCTCTTCAAAATGCCCCAACGGGGCGATCTAAACGGGATCGATCAATTCGCGTCGTCCATGCGAGAAAAAAATCGTCGTCGCGGTTCAGTCGGTTGGTTTTGACCGTGCACCAGCGCCCGGTTAGAGCGCCCCTTTGGGGCTTCGGAAAAAATGGAAGATCGTGA
- a CDS encoding NHL repeat-containing protein — protein MIRKLLLFSALLGLLVGCVPRLESPGGLETVWGERGISNGKFEKPRAVAMDADDRLYIVDMTARIQVFDRDGSFLRAWQIPEYYRGRPSGLSFNNAGDLLIADTHYNRMLVYAADGRKLDEQTIGGVEGHGPGEFGFVTDAVQDSHGNYYIGEYGQFDRIQKFSPDGEYLFEWGGHGSEPGQFVRPQNIAIDADDRIWVADACNHRIQVFDATGDKAVLVKMWGIQGEEPGQLSYPYDLALDGQGHVYVIEFGNHRLQKFTLDGESLGVWGGNGREPGQLFCPWALALDSQGRVHVIDSNNHRVQRVSL, from the coding sequence ATGATTCGTAAATTGCTCCTATTCTCTGCGCTGCTTGGGCTGCTCGTCGGTTGCGTTCCTCGCTTGGAATCGCCCGGCGGGCTCGAAACGGTTTGGGGCGAGCGCGGCATCTCCAACGGCAAGTTTGAAAAGCCGCGCGCCGTCGCGATGGATGCAGACGACCGCTTGTACATCGTCGATATGACGGCCCGGATCCAGGTTTTTGACCGGGACGGGTCTTTCTTACGCGCCTGGCAAATTCCGGAATACTATCGCGGTCGCCCATCGGGCCTGTCGTTCAACAATGCCGGCGACCTGCTGATCGCCGACACCCACTACAACCGGATGCTGGTCTACGCCGCCGACGGCCGCAAGCTGGACGAGCAGACGATCGGCGGCGTCGAAGGGCACGGTCCCGGCGAATTCGGCTTTGTGACCGACGCCGTGCAGGACTCGCACGGAAATTACTACATCGGCGAATACGGCCAATTCGATCGCATTCAAAAATTCAGCCCAGATGGCGAATATTTGTTTGAATGGGGTGGGCATGGAAGCGAACCAGGACAATTCGTCCGTCCGCAAAATATCGCGATCGACGCGGACGATCGAATTTGGGTCGCTGACGCGTGCAATCATCGGATCCAGGTTTTCGATGCGACCGGCGACAAAGCGGTCCTCGTAAAGATGTGGGGCATCCAAGGCGAAGAGCCGGGACAGCTCAGTTATCCGTACGATCTGGCGCTCGATGGTCAGGGACACGTCTACGTGATCGAGTTCGGCAACCATCGCTTGCAGAAGTTCACGCTGGATGGCGAAAGCCTGGGCGTGTGGGGCGGCAACGGGCGTGAACCGGGACAACTATTTTGCCCGTGGGCGCTGGCGCTCGACAGCCAGGGTCGCGTCCATGTGATCGACTCGAACAATCATCGCGTCCAGCGCGTATCGTTGTAA